Proteins encoded within one genomic window of Vanrija pseudolonga chromosome 3, complete sequence:
- the SPAC513.07_1 gene encoding Putative uncharacterized oxidoreductase has product MAGCHNTTEWAVHCSQRCTQDEQDAAFPTPSLSAHKSSPRALRRRRGGANDAACSAIPGLTTGGRVTAAFIGFRPALPSDRCLTGFVSRYPGIYVTTTVPRGPVRPHRSTTISLTRPITTTTMPAITTGLVLVTGASGFVGTHCVAALLDAGFRVRIAARSEEKAAHVRSLFPQHKDKIEHAVVKDIDEPTAYDAAVVGVDGILNLASPVTMSHVGDPNEVIGPAVRGITNLLNSIKAHNSTLKRFVQMSSGAAMGDFTAAPGTVWDESHWNDPAIERCDTLKDKVPGPDKYSASKARAERAFWKFIADTKPSWDAVALQPVFCFGPPTQFAPKERPSSLFLFNSFLKPNAPAQLLSYPFGSMVDVRDVAKVSVLAFTTPEASGTSPGERYILAADTLWGNDLALGVERVAPGPGYLAASSDVEWRKSLDEKIVKFDGRKAERVFGFTYMPKDESIKSTAEAIFKAREGEEQK; this is encoded by the exons ATGGCAGGCTGCCATAACACGACCGAATGGGCCGTGCACTGCTCTCAGCGCTGTACACAAGACGAGCAAGACGCCGCATTCCCCACCCCGAGTCTCTCGGCGCACAAGTCATCGCCGCGTGCActccgccggcgccggggcggggcCAATGATGCTGCTTGCTCCGCGATTCCCGGCCtgacgacgggcgggcgggtgacAGCGGCATTCATTGGATtccgccccgccctcccATCCGACCGGTGCCTTACTGGATTCGTATCTCGGTATCCCGGTATATatgtgacgacgacggttCCCAGAGGTCCAGTCCGGCCCCACAGATCTACAACTATCTCTCTCACACgccccatcaccaccacaacaatgCCAGCAATCACAACCGGCCTGGTCCTCGTCACGGGCGCCTCGGGCTTCGTCGGGAC ccactgcgtcgcggcgctgctcgacgccgggtTCCGCGTACGCATCGCCGCCCGCTCAGAGGAGAAGGCGGCCCATGTGCGCAGCTTGTTCCCGCAGCACAAGGACAAgatcgagcacgccgtcgtgaaggacattgacgag CCCACCGCatacgacgccgccgtcgtcggcgtcgacggcatccTGAACCTCGCGTCGCCTGTCACCATGTCGCATGTCGGCGACCCGAACGAGGTGATCGGGCCTGCGGTGCGCGGCATCACCAACCTGCTCAACAGCATCAAGGCGCACAACTCGACGCTTAAGCGGTTCGTCCAGATGAGCTCGGGCGCCGCGATGGGCGATTTTACCGCTGCGCCAGGGACCGTGTGGGACGAGAGCC ACTGGAACGACCCCGCCATCGAGCGATGCGATACCCTCAAAGACAAGGTGCCCGGCCCGGACAAGTATTCTG CGTCGAAAGCTAGGGCCGAGCGCGCGTTCTGGAAGTTTATCGCCGACACCAAGCCGTCATGggacgccgtggcgctcCAGCCCGTCTTT TGCTTTGGTCCGCCGACCCAGTTCGCGCCGAAGGAGCGCCCTAGCTCGTTAT TCCTCTTCAACAGCTTCTTGAAGCCCAACGCGCCGGCACAGCTGCTGTCCTACCCCTTCGGCAGCATGGTCGACGTGCGAGACG TGGCCAAGGTCTCCGTGCTGGCCTTCACGACGCCTGAAGCCTCTGGAACTTCCCCAGGCGAGCGTTACATCCTCGCAGCGGACACGCTGTGGGGCAacgacctcgcgcttggcgtcgagcgcgtcgccccCGGCCCGGGATACCTCGCTGCCAGCTCCGATGTCGAGTGGCGCAAGAGCCTCGACGAGAAGATTGTCAAGTTTGATGGGCGCAAGGCGGAGCGCGTGTTCGGGTTCACGTACATGCCCAAAGACGAGTCTATCAAGTCGACTGCCGAGGCCATCTTCAAGGCGCGCGAAGGGGAGGAGCAGAAGTAA
- the ksp1 gene encoding Serine/threonine-protein kinase ksp1: MSGHESAPRSPAAVSPPHMFGILDRSPSPRARVSTPSRLPSITHHQPLEFDDMGGPSRVTPKAAVFGFSPPKVGGTLPPPGLGTSPVAASILLTKAGAARPILSPQLVSSPTADSHFPFFPDPSAGSPRPTAVLPSSPRGPAGEFPPRSRRNSAAIVSISLSSRSRSRTPRGSASVLPARSGSGTPSKAPTPRAEVPPSLLTTGSGGAEAWAPGVEDMDEWNLAGGVLLDNDDADERAESMSFDDEEYPNGRSWTQESEASHAADVLTPGMIFGEGLQFEGDVIEAAVGRVQVGESTIEHGLPLRRDGSSMGAPRAAGGTTPRVKKTYEVIRQLGSGSYAVVYLVRERGGRKREYALKCLSKHDLEEEQLETQLFEATIHLSLPIHKNLVTLHDTLQTRNWLFLLLELCPGEDLFYWLERSRDASPPTTTTKLPNNIRGAMDITSSSLLSSSSIPFSSSQLFSNFPSSFTNSPSTFSGNGFGSGSFNASPASLLFAHHNGSSHLQSSVNSHAATPPTPSLLSAFSANTLLTQRRLRLIASMFSQMCDAVAVCHDAGVSHRDIKPENFICCDSVELEAEVDNRMLSADGGPSPDFGPQAKRKVVVKLTDFGLATTEEESGDVECGSKPYMSYECRNNLGPTYRPAPADVWSLGIVLINMLFHRNPWKDPTEGDPNFDTFLVNPTQFFTTKFTGIGKEVATYIAEHVLCVEVEDRVSARELGQWIKSLPEMIAGRRALHALKMARLDTRAKQTAADKGLFVKSPVAQANSNLVPKSALASALSSAAPVPIPNAETPRMPASEQVPSLSSLPPPSELAHAIGGLSQPAPTPDLDRDEIRSATTIDDHPTPTDMSTLVSPEPTESGENDDSEHRGDSDEREADADKRHEGDERSLSTHKRRKRGVRKGKAAQAALAAQASGQSQDERDAFLSELVAASEELARDLSKKTSGSFMQEEFPPLGTSPAQAAAARKSKWKDFLAMSKGNPQLEALARRVAERDVGGWSAPAKLQQGVNPQLSRVVYNKQTATSSGFSSQLSSVATASSSQTSSSNGGPEDDDWRRRPARINEDPEREARAEKAAHSRPTGSRRATEDSSSRSRQAALAAAAIAGGMEGPMGSFGKPSQLGGRPAGVPAQLGARPANIPARPGRSSHAHGKLSSHRDLSDERWTPPTSSVPVSIGVTVTKDAAKPILREVPSHNTSKLNSPASKTLTMSNPVPIPSPTSPIDHPSPNGLGKSTLPQASSVASLDTITASSPITAHHPNESPNKPKLKGQIQSLAKMLGGLKTGKGKD, from the exons ATGAGTGGACATGAATCGGCGCCCCGCAGTCCGGCCGCCGTCTCCCCGCCGCACATGTTTGGCATCTTAGATCGCTCTCCATCGCCCCGAGCGCGTGTCTCGACGCCAAGTCGCCTGCCAAGCATCACACACCACCAGCcgctcgagtttgacgacATGGGCGGCCCAAGTCGTGTTACGCCAAAGGCAGCAGTGTTCGGCTTCTCACCCCCAAAGGTCGGAGGTACGCTACCTCCACCTGGCTTGGGAACatcgcccgtcgccgcgtcgatcCTCTTGACAAAGGCGGGGGCAGCACGGCCAATCCTCAGCCCCcagctcgtctcgtcgcccaccGCAGACAGCCACTTTCCCTTCTTCCCAGATCCTTCAGCTGGAAGCCCAAGACCCACGGCGGTCTTaccttcctcgccccgcGGCCCAGCAGGCGAGTTTCCCccacgctcgcgccgcaaCTCGGCGGCTATCGTCAGCATCTccctgtcgtcgcgcagccgctCAAGAACGCCGCGTGGAAGCGCGTCAGTCCTCCCTGCACGGTCTGGATCGGGCACGCCAAGTAAAGCCCCAACACCAAGGGCCGAAGTCCCACCATCACTCCTCACAaccggcagcggcggagCAGAAGCGTGGGCACCTGGCGTGGAAGACATGGACGAATGGAacctcgccggcggtgtgctcctcgacaacgatgacgccgacgaacGGGCAGAATCCATGTCATTTGACGACGAAGAGTACCCGAACGGCCGCAGCTGGACCCAGGAGTCGGAGGCGTCTCATGCAGCCGACGTCCTCACGCCGGGCATGATTTTCGGCGAGGGCCTGCAATTCGAGGGCGACGTGATTGAAGCCGCAGTCGGGCGCGTGCAAGTTGGCGAGTCGACTATTGAACACGGCCTTCCTCTGCGTCGCGACGGCAGTTCGATGGGcgcaccccgcgccgcaggAGGCACCACCCCGCGCGTCAAGAAGACTTATGAGGTTATCAGGCAGCTCGGATCGGGCTCGTACGCCGTCGTGTACCTCGTGCGGGAACGTGGAGGCCGCAAGCGCGAGTACGCCCTCAAGTGCTTGAGTAAACACGACCTGGAAGAGGAGCAGTTGGAAACCCAGCTCTTTGAAGCCACCATCCACCTCTCGCTCCCCATCCACAAGAACCTTGTGACCCTTCACGACACGCTCCAGACGCGCAACTggctcttcctcctcctcgagctgtGCCCGGGTGAAGACTT GTTCTACTGGCTGGAGCGCTCGCGTGACGCCTCGCCTCCGACTACTACGACCAAGCTGCCCAACAACATTCGCGGGGCCATGGAcatcacgtcgtcgtcgctgctgtcctcgtcgtcgatcccGTTCTCATCTTCCCAGCTCTTCTCAAACTTCCCGTCGTCATTTACAAACTCGCCGAGCACGTTCTCTGGCAACGGGTTTGGCTCGGGAAGCTTCAACGCTTCTCCTGCTTCTCTCCTGTTTGCACACCACAATGGATCGTCGCATCTGCAATCCTCTGTCAATTCACACGCCGCAACGCCCCCAACTCCTTCACTCCTTTCGGCGTTCTCTGCCAACACTCTCCTTACCCAGCGCCGTCTGCGCCTCATCGCGTCCATGTTCTCGCAAATGTGCGACGCCGTTGCAGTATGCCACGACGCAGGCGTGTCACACCGCGACATCAAGCCCGAGAACTTTATCTGCTGTGACtctgtcgagctcgaggccgaagTGGACAACCGCATGCtcagcgccgacggcggcccaTCACCAGATTTCGGCCCGCAGGCGAAGCGCAAGGTTGTCGTCAAGCTCACCGACTTTGGCCTCGCCACGACCGAAGAGGAGtcgggcgacgtcgagtgcGGCTCCAAGCCCTACATGTCTTACGAGTGCAGGAACAACCTTGGCCCGACATATCGCCCTGCTCCTGCCGACGTTTGGTCGCTCGGCATCGTCCTCATCAACATGCTCTTCCACCGCAACCCATGGAAGGACCCCACCGAAGGCGACCCAAACTTTGACACCTTCCTCGTCAACCCCACGCAGTTCTTCACCACCAAGTTCACTGGCATCGGCAAGGAAGTTGCCACTTATATCGCCGAGCACGTTCTTtgtgtcgaggtcgaggaccgTGTTAGTGctcgcgagctcggccagtGGATCAAGTCGCTGCCTGAGATGATTGCAGGCAGGCGCGCTCTCCATGCCCTCAAGATGGCCCGCCTCGACACACGCGCCAAGCAGACTGCCGCCGACAAGGGCCTGTTTGTCAAGTCGCCTGTTGCCCAGGCCAACAGCAACCTTGTCCCGAAGAGCGCTTTGGCATCTGCCCTCTCGTCCGCCGCTCCAGTGCCAATCCCGAACGCAGAGACTCCGAGAAtgcccgcgagcgagcaagtCCCGTCATTGTCATCACTTCCTCCCCCCTCGGAACTTGCGCATGCTATCGGTGGACTCTCGCAGCCAGCTCCTACGCCAGATCTGGACCGCGACGAGATCCGCTCGGCCACTACCATTGACGACCACCCAACGCCGACGGATATGAGCACGCTCGTGTCTCCCGAGCCGACTGAGAGCGGCGAGAATGACGACAGCGAACACAGAGGCGATAGCGACGAGCGTGAAGCGGACGCAGACAAGAGgcacgagggcgacgagcgctcCCTCTCGACTCACAAGCGCCGCAAGCGTGGTGTTCGAAAGGGCAAGGCTGcgcaggccgcgctcgcagcCCAAGCCAGTGGCCAGTCACAggatgagcgcgacgccTTCCTCTCGGAACTCGTCGCTGCGTCCGAGGAGCTGGCTCGCGACTTGTCCAAGAAGACGTCCGGTTCATTCATGCAGGAGGAGTTCCCTCCGCTTGGTACCTCGCCTGCccaggcagcggcggcgcgcaagtCCAAGTGGAAGGACTTCTTAGCCATGTCCAAGGGCAACCCCCAACTCGAGGCTCTCGCCCGTcgtgtcgccgagcgcgacgttgGAGGGTGGTCCGCCCCCGCAAAGCTCCAGCAGGGTGTCAACCCCCAGCTCTCGCGCGTCGTCTACAACAAGCAGACTGCAACCTCGTCTGGATTCTCAAGCCAGCTGTCTTCTGTtgcgacggcctcgtccagccagacgagctcgtccaACGGCGGacccgaggacgacgactggcgccgccgccccgcccgtaTCAACGAGGACCCCGAGCGAGAGGCCAGGGCCGAGAAGGCGGCTCATTCTCGCCCCACGGGCTCGCGCCGTGCCACCGAAGACTCGtcatcgcgctcgcgccaggcagcgcttgctgctgccgccatTGCTGGCGGTATGGAGGGCCCCATGGGCTCGTTTGGCAAGCCCTCTCAACTTGGtggccgccccgccggcgtccCGGCTCAGCTCGGTGCCCGGCCTGCCAACATTCCTGCACGCCCCGGTCGCTCATCCCACGCCCACGGCAAGCTCAGCTCGCACCGAGACCTTTCGGATGAGCGCTGGACTccgccaacgtcgtcggtgccggtCTCGATCGGCGTCACCGTCACCAaggacgccgccaagcccatTCTTCGCGAAGTGCCGAGCCACAACACGTCCAAGCTCAACTCGCCTGCGTCCAAGACCCTGACCATGTCGAACCCCGTCCCAATTCCATCCCCAACCTCGCCAATCGACCATCCGTCGCCGAACGGCCTCGGGAAGAGCACGCTCCCGCAGGCGTCGTCCGTTGCGAGCCTCGACACCATCACGGCCTCGAGTCCCATCACTGCCCACCACCCGAATGAGTCGCCCAACAAGCCCAAGCTCAAGGGCCAAATTCAGAGTCTGGCCAAGATGCTGGGCGGCCTCAAGaccggcaagggcaaggactAA
- the PAP2 gene encoding Poly(A) RNA polymerase protein 2: MTAAIDTEFSIGDEFIGFDDLASEAGPSRSQSPPSQPASSSAKGKGRANDTDTDRYDYDDSSAAESKSGKKRKGKGKEVPPRKKAKGENGPITGPRNKKEEDMANNRHAPWAVNVDWERCADTAEMLNDEVRAFYDHMSPSLEEYTVRRDLIDYLSALIRSNFPGAEVTPFGSWQTQLYLPTGDIDLVVYNPQLENAPRNKVVNFLHALAALMKRRLANQVVVIAKAKVPIVKFATSDGEINIDISVNQTNGISAGKIMRHYLDAFPGSRELILVIKAFLQQRSMNEVFSGGLGSYSVICLVLSFLQLHPKIRRSEINPLNNLGVLLMEFFELYGRSFNYNDVGISLRRGGSYYSKRQRGWANFNNQPWLLSVEDPQDVDNDISRTSFGIREVKLVLAGAYDILGGVLSERAEQLKKGQIGHLRASELSILGSILGEHPKAVKFRTHLKAMHAERRVQRLIGKDLGRLPDDLPDVHPPPPRSRSAKGSKSSKALQAPPEPKRARKARTPSPAGKDEFNAILVDDDSDPEPGAVWESESSGSERAAPRKGKAKPKARKARKAPSESGSEDGEILEEQPKARGLQIKGVASRLSVSEDEVDFEALAASRAESPEESRYDLGKANGKASKAGSRAGSKAPASKAASVNGSKAGSKAGSAAGSKAPSRAGSATPAVPPSPGASSRKVKTSERKAFWAAKAGQAVDEEEEDYVVLSD, translated from the exons ATGACAGCAGCAATAGACACAGAGTTCAGCATAGGCGACGAGTTCATCGGCtttgacgacctcgcctcggAGGCAGGGCCGTCACGCAGCCAGAGCCCACCGAGTCAaccggcgtcgagctcagCGAAGGGCAAGGGAAGGGCCAACGACACCGACACGGACCGGTACGACTATGACGATAGCAGTGCAGCCGAGTCGAAGAGCGGAAAGAAGCGCAAAgggaagggcaaggaggtccCCCCGCGCAAGAAGGCAAAGGGCGAGAATGGGCCGATCACCGGACCACGTAACAAGAAGGAAGAGGACATGGCCAATAATCGGCACGCGCCATGGGCCGTCAACGTTGACTGGGAGCGCTGTGCGGACACGGCAGAAAT GCTCAACGACGAGGTCCGTGCGTTCTACGACCACATGTCGCCGTCCCTCGAGGAGTACACTGTGCGGCGAGACCTGATCGACTACCTCTCGGCGTTGATTAGGTCAAACTTTCCTGGCGCCGAAGTTACGCCCTTTGGCAGCTGGCAGACGCAGCTGTACCTCCCAACGGGCGATATCGACCTGGTCGTGTACAACCCACAGCTGGAGAATGCGCCTCGAAACAAGGTCGTCAACTTCctccacgccctcgccgccctcatGAAGAGAAGACTGGCCAACCAGGTCGTGGtcatcgccaaggccaaggtccCAATCGTGAAATTTGCGACTAGCGATG GCGAGATCAATATCGACATTTCGGTCAACCAGACGAACGGAATCTCGGCCGGCAAGATCATGCGGCACTACCTCGACGCGTTCCCTGGCTCGCGAGAGCTCATCCTAGTCATCAAGGCGTTCCTTCAGCAGCGGTCCATGAACGAGGTCTTCTCTGGCGGACTGGGAAGCTATTCGGTCATCTGCTTGGTGTTATCGTTCCTGCAACTCCACCCCAAGATCAGAAGATCAGAGATCAACCCGCTCAACAACCTCGGCGTCTTGCTCATGGAATTCTTCGAGCTCTACGGCCGGAGCTTCAACTACAACGACGTGGGCATCTCCCTCCGCAGAGGCGGGAGCTACTACTCGAAGCGCCAGCGTGGTTGGGCCAACTTCAACAACCAGCCTTGGCTGTTGTCGGTCGAGGACCCGCAGGACGTGGACAATGACATCTCCAGAACGTCGTTTGGCATCCGCGAAGTCAAGCTTGTCCTCGCCGGTGCCTACGATATTCTTGGAGGCGTCTTGTCAGAACGCGCAGAGCAGCTCAAGAAGGGCCAGATCGGCCACCtccgcgcgagcgagctgagCATCCTTGGCAGCATCCTGGGCGAGCATCCAAAGGCTGTCAAGTTCCGCACGCATCTCAAGGCGATGCACGCAGAGAGGAGGGTACAGCGGCTCATCGGCAAGGACTTGGGCAGGCTACCCGACGACCTGCCAGACGTgcaccctcctcccccgaGGAGCCGGAGCGCCAAGGGGTCCAAGTCGTCCAAGGCGTTGCAGGCTCCACCCGAGCCCAAGCGCGCACGCAAGgcccgcacgccgtcgccggccggcaaAGACGAGTTCaacgccatcctcgtcgacgacgacagcgacccCGAGCCCGGCGCGGTGTGGGAGAGCGAGTcgtcgggcagcgagcgcgccgcgccgcgcaagggcaaggcgaaGCCCAAGGCGCGTAAGGCTCGCAAGGCGCCCTCAGAGTCGGGcagcgaggatggcgagatcctcgaggagcagccCAAGGCCAGAGGCCTCCAGATCAAGGGGGTTGCGTCGCGCCTGAGTGTGAGCGAGGATGAGGTGGACTTTGAGGCGCTCGCTGCGTCGCGGGCCGAGTCGCCAGAAGAGAGCAGGTACGACCTGGGCAAGGCGAACGGCAAGGCGTCCAAGgcgggctcgcgcgccggctcgaaGGCACCTGCGTCCAAGGCCGCCTCGGTTAACGGGTCCAAGGCGGGGTCCAAGGCCGGTTCGGCTGCCGGGTCCaaggcgccgtcgcgcgccgggTCTGCCACGCCGGCCGTGCCGCCTTCGCCTGGCGCGTCGTCACGCAAGGTCaagacgagcgagcgcaaggcTTTCTGGGCTGCCAAGGCTGGgcaggcggtcgacgaggaggaagaggactACGTCGTGCTCAGCGATTAG
- the CDC5 gene encoding Cell cycle serine/threonine-protein kinase CDC5/MSD2, whose translation MGAADAAQQPPPPPHGADPARPRSPPPPRKDKPVPPTPPLHIKDRGRGVTYSRTGFLGEGGFARVYEVFDEEKTRKAVKVVNKASIKTKKNKTKLWAEIKLHQMLVHPDVVRFHDCFEDDENVYMVLELCENGSLMDLLRRRRRYSEPEARYFLVQIIGACLYMHDMNVIHRDLKLGNLFLDGDMNVKVGDFGLAALIENPGERKKWVGICLTLLTGRTICGTPNYIAPEVLFDTANGHSFEVDVWSVGVILYTLLIGKPPFQTKDVKAIYRRIRENRYEFPPDKEISTSAMDLISSILNSNPDMRPSLQAILQHRWFTDGPFPPFIPHSANDGTPDFSNLSTSQSRRNFEAVKRKAAGAAPQTTTPPPADRPSQLGSSILAQERDFNNAVQPDSPISALLNSARQPLVQAAAPIKEPSLLRKLSAAGAQSTLSPARRQAASAALSRRPPPGPATKAPIMDDVAEEDEGDDGGDEAEPVNPVARDREVAAQKARIVSQMAAMRLSDTEETRPREAREPRDEPRRERTTSSVATSSKAPLGETISQPQRRSKEPAPAKPLKSADPLSLYELCERNLETGMALAATETGFSTPDIDLSPAGPKKFVVSWLDYTAKYGMGVVLSDGTVSVHFNDSSSVSLSPAKQHVEYLGPPTDSRVQERRNFEAESYPSELKTKVFLLHHFENYMLGKLLSEQPYTYVDTKLNKGMVYIERYLRMKHVILFRLSNRILQFNFYDHTKLILSENGLVVSIIDKHQTLRSWSLEALLRPPSEDESSKERRRIETVVHKVQYAKDILTKIRLHGPSKPKDKEERREDRREAVEPEAPRERRVDRERERVHRHLGERERDRDRAAPRTLRT comes from the exons atgggcgccgccgacgccgcccaacaaccaccaccgccaccgcacggcgccgaccccgcccgtccgcgctcgccgccgcccccgcgcaaGGACAAGCCTGTGCCCCCGACCCCGCCTTTACACATCAAGGACCGCGGCCGCGGGGTGACGTACTCGCGGACTGGGTTCCTCGGCGAG GGCGGCTTCGCCCGTGTCTATGAGGTGTTTGATGAGGAGAAGACCCGCAAGGCGGTCAAGGTGGTCAACAAGGCGTCGATCAAGACCAAGAAGAACAAGACCAAG CTCTGGGCAGAGATCAAGCTCCACCAGATGCTCGTCCACCCCGACGTAGTGCGCTTCCACGACTGcttcgaggacgacgaaaACGTCTACATGGTGCTCGAGCTGTGCGAGAACGGGTCCCTCATGGACCTGCTCCGCCGCAGGAGACGCTACTCGGAGCCCGAGGCACGCTACTTCCTCGTCCAGATCATCGGCGCATGCCTCTACATGCACGACATGAACGTCATCCACCgcgacctcaagctcggcaacctgttcctcgacggcgacatgAACGTCAAGGTTGGCGACTttggcctcgccgcgctgatCGAGAACCCTGGAGAACGGAAGAAGTGGGTTGGCATCTGTCTTACCCTGCTGACGGGCAGGACTATCTGCGGCACGCCAAACTACATTGCGCCAGAGGTGCTGTTTGACACGGCTAACGGACACTCGTTTGAAGTCGACGTGTGGTCCGTCGGCGTCATTCT CTACACCCTTCTCATTGGCAAGCCTCCGTTCCAGACCAAGGACGTCAAGGCCATCTACCGCCGTATCCGTGAGAACCGGTACGAGTTCCCTCCCGACAAGGagatctcgacctcggccatGGACCTCATTAGTAGCATCCTCAACTCGAACCCTGACATGCGCCCATCACTCCAAGCCATCCTCCAGCACCGTTGGTTCACCGACggccccttccctcccttcATCCCCCACTCGGCCAACGACGGCACACCCGACTTCTCCAACCTCTCCACCTCCCAGAGCCGGCGCAACTTTGAGGCCGTCAAGCGCAAGGCAGCTGGAGCAGCTCCTCagacgaccacgccgccgcccgcggaCAGGCCGTCGCAGCTCGGCTCCTCCATCTTAGCACAGGAGCGCGACTTTAACAATGCCGTGCAGCCCGACAGCCCCATCTCGGCCCTGCTCAACTCGGCTCGCCAGCCACTGgtccaggccgccgcgcccatcaAGGAGCCATCGCTTCTTCGCAAGCTcagcgccgctggcgctcaGAGCACCCTcagccccgctcgccgccaagccgcctCGGCTGCCCTGTCAAGGAGGCCACCACCTGGTCCCGCAACCAAGGCCCCAATCATGGACGacgtggcggaggaggacgagggagacgacggtggcgacgaggccgagcccgtcAACCCTGTCGCGCGTGACCGCGAGGTCGCGGCTCAGAAGGCGCGCATCGTGTCGCAGATGGCTGCCATGCGTTTGTCGGATACGGAGGAGACCCgcccgcgcgaggcgcgtgaGCCAAGAGATGAGCCCAGGCGCGAGCGGACAACATCGTCGGTTGCAACAAGCAGCAAGGCTCCCCTTGGCGAGACCATCTcgcagccgcagcgcagGTCCAAGGAGCCTGCACCAGCCAAGCCGCTCAAGTCGGCTGACCCGCTGTCACTATACGAGCTGTGCGAGCGCAACCTCGAGACTGGTATGGCTTTGGCGGCCACCGAAACTGGCTTCAGCACACCAG ACATTGATCTCTCCCCGGCTGGGCCAAAGAAGTTTGTCGTCTCTTGGCTCGACTACACGGCCAAGTATGGCATGGGCGTCGTCCTGAGCGACGGCACCGTCAGCGTCCACTTcaacgactcgagctcggtctcCCTCTCCCCGGCCAAGCAGCACGTCGAGTACCTTGGCCCTCCCACCGACTCGCGCGTCCAGGAGCGCCGCAACTTTGAGGCTGAATCCTACCCCTCTGAACTCAAGACCAAggtcttcctcctccaccactTTGAAAACTACATGCTCGGCAAGCTGTTAAGCGAGCAGCCTTACACCTATGTCGACACCAAGCTCAACAAGGGAATGGTCTACATCGAGCGCTACCTGCGCATGAAGCATGTCATTCTGTTCCGCCTGAGCAACCGCATCCTCCAG tTCAACTTTTACGACCACACCAAGCTCATTCTGTCCGAGAACGGCCTGGTCGTCTCCATCATCGACAAGCACCAGACTCTGCGCAGCTGGagcctcgaggcgcttcTCCGCCCCCCATCCGAAGACGAGTCGTCAAAGGAGCGGCGCAGAATCGAGACGGTCGTGCACAAGGTGCAGTACGCCAAGGACATTCTCACCAAGATCCGTCTGCATGGCCCCTCCAAgcccaaggacaaggaggagcgcagGGAGGATCGCAGGGAGGCTGTCGAGCCCGAAGCAcctcgcgagcgccgcgttgaccgcgagcgtgagcgtgtgcaccgccacctcggtgagcgcgagcgcgaccgcgaccgcgccgcgccccgtACTCTCCGCACCTGA